In Zingiber officinale cultivar Zhangliang chromosome 6A, Zo_v1.1, whole genome shotgun sequence, a single genomic region encodes these proteins:
- the LOC121996126 gene encoding probable 26S proteasome non-ATPase regulatory subunit 3 encodes MTADVEMKEVQTSSNSVASAAVPSTLQHLKEIAALIETGAQAKEVRRVVRAVRLTMMLRRKLKAPVVSAFLGHVLTPGSEAFAKLSSFLPKENESDMEVDTTASSIQTSAKHSIPEIEIYCYLLVLLFLIDQKRYDEAKACSSASIAQLRNMNRRTVDVLASRLYLYYSFTYELTNSLAEIRGTLLALHRMTTLRRDELGQETLLNLLLRNYLHYNLYDQAEKLRSKAPRFEAHSNQQFCRYLFYLGKIRTIQLEYTDAKESLLQAARKAPVSARGFRIQCSKWAIIVRLLLGEIPDRTVFMQKGMKKALSPYFELTNAVRIGDLELFRTVAEKFSGTFSSDKTHNLIVRLRHNVIRTGLRNLSISYSRISLADVARKLRLDSANPVADAESIVAKAIRDGAIDATIDHADGWMVSKETGDVYSTIEPQIAFNSRIAFCLNMHNEAVRALRFPLNSNKEMESEEKRRERQQQEQELAKHIAEEDDDDF; translated from the exons ATGACTGCGGATGTCGAGATGAAGGAGGTCCAGACGTCGTCTAACTCTGTTGCATCCGCCGCCGTTCCCTCCACTCTTCAAC ATTTGAAGGAGATCGCTGCGCTAATTGAGACAGGCGCGCAGGCCAAAGAGGTGCGGCGCGTCGTGCGGGCGGTACGGCTTACGATGATGCTCCGCCGGAAGCTGAAGGCGCCGGTGGTTTCTGCTTTTCTTGGTCATGTCCTTACCCCGGGGTCAGAAGCTTTTGCTAAGCTCTCATCGTTTCTCCCGAAG GAAAATGAGAGTGACATGGAGGTGGACACAACTGCTTCATCAATCCAAACTTCTGCCAAGCATTCTATACCAGAGATAGAAATTTACTGTTACTTGCTAGTTCTCTTATTTCTTATTGACCAAAAGAGATATGATGAG GCTAAAGCATGTTCTTCTGCCAGCATTGCTCAACTAAGGAACATGAATCGAAGAACTGTGGATGTTTTAGCTTCACGCCTGTACCTCTATTACTCATTCACTTATGAGCTCACCAATAGCCTTGCTGAAATTCGTGG GACCCTTCTTGCCTTGCATAGAATGACAACCTTGCGACGAGATGAGCTGGGTCAG GAAACCCTTCTGAATCTTCTACTTCGCAATTATCTCCATTACAATTTGTACGACCAGGCAGAGAAGTTGAGGTCAAAAGCACCACGTTTTGAGGCACACTCAAATCAACAG TTCTGTCGTTATCTGTTctaccttggaaaaatacgaacAATTCAGTTGGAGTATACAGATGCTAAAGAGAGCCTCCTGCAAGCTGCTCGGAAAGCTCCAGTCTCTGCTCGTGGTTTTCGAATCCAGTGCAGCAAGTGGGCTATTATTGTCCGATTACTGCTTGGTGAGATCCCTGATAGAACTGTTTTTATGCAGAAAGGCATGAAAAAGGCattgtctccatattttgagctTACTAAT GCTGTCAGGATTGGAGATCTGGAGTTATTTAGAACAGTCGCTGAGAAATTTTCTGGGACTTTCAGTTCAGACAAGACTCACAATCTAATTGTCAGATTACGCCACAATGTTATACGGACTGGATTACGCAATCTTAGCATTTCATACTCTCGGATTTCCCTTGCTGATGTAGCTAGAAAGCTGAGATTGGACTCTGCTAATCCTGTGGCTGACGCCGAGAGCATTGTTGCCAAAGCTATTAGAGATGGGGCAATAGATGCAACCATAGATCATGCTGATGGATGGATGGTATCCAAGGAAACTGGAGATGTCTACTCCACCATTGAACCCCAGATTGCATTCAATTCCAGGATTGCCTTCTGCCTCAACATGCACAATGAAGCTGTGAGAGCCCTTAGGTTCCCGCTGAACTCCAACAAGGAGATGGAAAGTGAAGAGAAGAGACGGGAGAGACAGCAGCAAGAGCAGGAGCTTGCTAAGCACATAGCGGAGGAAGATGATGATGATTTCTaa